The Brassica oleracea var. oleracea cultivar TO1000 chromosome C6, BOL, whole genome shotgun sequence genomic interval ATTAAAGGGCAGTTTCAGTTCAAACAGATGAGGACAAAGGCTGAGTGTCCCGATGATCGTTGTGACTGGAGAGTCACAACTCATGAGATACGGGGTTGTGGTTACTATGAAATTAGGAAAACTCAGCTGGATCATTCTTGTCCTATCGAGAGTAGGAATGGGTATGGTAGTAGGAGAACTGCTAGGGTTATCGCAGCAGTGTACAAGGCAAAATTTAAAGATCCTTCAAAAGGGCCAAAGGTGGTTGAAATACAAAGGCTCTTGATGGAGGATCTTAGGCTGTCGGTATCTTACATGAAGTGTTACAGAGCCAAAGAGCAAGCAATGTTTGAGTTGAGGGGACAGATGACGACTCGTATATGAAGCTAGCTGAGTATCTTTATATGCTGAAACTTGCTAATCCCGGGACGATAGCTGATATTGAGACAGAGGTGGACGACGAGGGTGTGGAGCGGTTCCTTTACATGTTTTTTGCGTTTGGGGCATCTATTAAGGGGTTTCAGAAGCTGAGGCATGTGTTGGTTGTTGACGGCACACATCTAAGTGTGAAGTACAAGGGAGTGTTGCTTACAGCAAGTAGACAAGATGGCAATTTCCAAGTGTTTCCTATGGCATTTGCAATAGTAGACAGTGAGGATATTGAGGCTTGGACGTGGTTTCTGCAGAAAGTTGAGAGGCTATTGGCAGATTCAAGCAACCTTGCTATAATATCAGACAGGGCCACTTCAATTGCCAACGCGGTCAGCTGTGTGTATCCACAAGCCCATCATGGGTTTTGTATCGTCCATTTGGCCAGGAACGTGAATGCTAGGTTTTCTAGTAAGGGGTTAGCGAGGCTGGTGACTGCGGCTGTGACTGCGCATAGGATGAGAGATTACAAAAACTTCTGTGACAAGATCAGGGCGTCAAACAACGAATGTGGGGTCTATTTGGGGAAGATAGGGTCTGCACGTTGGTCTAGAACGTACTTTGGGGGGCAGAGGTATAATATAATGACTAGTAACATAGCTGAACAGCTTAACAACGCGTTGGTAGAGGGTAGGTCGTCCCCAATAATTGAGTTGGTGATGTTCATACAAGGGATGATGACAAGGTGGTTCAGTGCAAGACGTAAGAAGGCCAATAAGCACCGGGGTTTGATGACAATAGAAGTCGATAAAGTGATGACGAAGACCATGGCGATGTTTAGGGGCAGCAAGGTTAACTCTATTTCTAGCTGGAGCTGCCAAGTTGTTGGGAAGTTTGGTGGTTCTGAGAGTGTTCAGTTGGAGCAGAAGAAGTGTACTTGCAAGTACTTTGACAACATGAAGATACCATGTGGACATGCCATGATTGCAGCCGACAACATGGGGCTCGCATATGAGACTATGGTAGGACATTGGTACAAGACGGTGGCGTGGAGGGAAACCTATGCAGGTATTATTTGCCCAATTGGCGACCCTAGAGACGAAGATATTCCAGACGATATCAGGGATGCAACGTTAATGCCAACATTGACTAAGAGGCCACCAGGAAGGCATAGGACCAAAAGATTCCCCTCGACAGGGGAGATGCCGGTAGATACTCTTGTTGAAATTAGTGTGGGATTATTTAATAAATGTGACTATCCATCTTTGTGCTAAGAGGTTTTTTGTTTTTTTGATGCATTGTGCTAAGAAGAAGACTGTGCCTAATAAATGTGGGAGGTGCAGGGTAGAAGGACACAACCGGACAAATTGCACTGCTCCGATATGATTGGAGATTGATTGATATGTAATTGAAGTTTTTTGTGGACGGGTATTGTAAGGGGGTGCTGGGAGAATTGTTTTTGGTACCGAACCCGTGTAACCTCAAGGAGTAATAGTTTTGGTATATGTAATAGAGATGTTAATGCCACCAACCACCAATTGTGTGAGCAAAAACCTTGTTGGTATGATTCTAAGAAACAACTCTATGGACGCTTATGTTTTGGTTGATTGCTGTTTTGAAGGAATTGGATGTTTGGTATTCCTATTTAGTGTAGTATATGATATGTGTGGAGTAAAAGCTGGATTGGAACCAAAATAAAAGGTGAAGTAGTATATGAGAGGGGCGGGGGTGCTTAGCATTAGGGTGTAGTCGTGGTGAATGTTTTGATTTGGGTTTCTGGGTGGATGACACGTTTGTGGTCTCTGTATGTAGGGATTGGCATGGATGTAGTGTGTGTGGTCGTTGTGGTTAAATAGGTTATGGTTGGGAGTAATGTAACGGAAGCTATTTGCGTGGCTTTCTGGTTTTGGTGGTGGTGGTCATGGTTGGGCTACAAGTGCTGTAGGTATGAATGGATGTGGGTGTGGTCATGAAAAATGTGGTTAAGTTGGTTCTGGTTACAAGGTGTGTCGCGTGATAGTGGCCACGTGTTTAGGTTTAGGGAGGTGTGTGTGGTCATGAAAAGTGTGATTAAGTTGGTTCTGGTTACAATGGATGTCACGTGAGATTGGCCACGGGTTTAGGTTTAGGGTGGGGTGTTAGATCTTTGTTGGTTATGGTTATGGATCACGTGGTGGTGGTTGTGGTGTTGTGTAACTAAAAATGCAGAGGTTGTGGGGGTTGATGTCACCATGTTGTGCTGGGGTTTAGTCTGTTTGTGGAAATCGCTTGTTTAGGGTGTGGTTGTGGTGTTGGCTTAATGATGGATGACGGGGTTGTGGTTGGTGGAAGTAAAAGAAGAAGCTATAGTGGTTGTCGTAGTGGTTGGGGTCAGTTTCTGTATAGTTATATTTTATTAGTTGCAGGGCGATTTCTTGCAAACGTTTTGGGTCCATGTTGTTTGGGGTCATGCTGTGTTTGAACGTGGTTAGGGATGTTGTGGTTGAGATTGGGGATGGAAGTTGGTTATCATTGGGGTGTAGTTAGGGATGTTTTGGTTTAGATTGGGCTAATAACTGATGGCTGAAAGATGATTGTTTAGCCATTTTGCGGTACCTGCTCCATAGTAGATGGGCGGAATGTGTAATACAAGATTTTGTGAGGCAATAACCCATAATTTTTGAATACTCTGATTGCAGCTATGCTTAGAACAAGTTTATGGTGTCTGCAAACATATCCAGATCTATACCTTAGATCTGATACACTCTAAAACCTGAAGCTCGCCGATGTCTTTCTTCATGTCAAGAAGCTCTTGCTTAAGTTGTAGCAGATCTTGATCCAACCTGACTTGTTTGTCTTTCAAAAGGGCTAACTCTTCGGAGTTCGCTTCGTCAACCCATTTGAAAAGATGGCCTGGACTGGCAGATGTCTCGCAACAAAAAAAACCTTCTTCCTGGATTTGTCTAGTCTTGGAAGTCAGGACAATGGTGTTATAGCCGCAATGACAATGCATGGGGATCCCCTGAACCGTCTCCATGGTTTGGACCGGCTAAAGCAAGTGTTGATTTTAAGGGGAAAGTAAAAGAAGAGGAATTCCAAAAAGTGTAGGCTTCGGTTGTGTTTTAGATCTGAGATCTGAAACTAGAGGCTTCATTATAGCAGGTCAAGATATTAATATTTTTTCCCTGGATGGTCCCACAACACGAGGTGATTGTACTAAGCGCTGAGTTTCAATGGTTTTTTGGTCATGGACGCGTTCGAGTGTTTGGTGTGATAGGGTGAATGTGTTTGTTTGTATTGTGGACATGATGACGTGGTTACGAAAGTGCCCTGCTGACATGGTAAAACCGATGCGCATCAATACAACCACAATGAAGCTAACCATCACAGAAGTAGATAAATTGTGAAATTATCTAAAGCCACTGCGTAGTTTAGTTGGTTGATAAAAGGTTACATAGTAGTTTCTAGCCAGGATGACAACAATACAGAAAACACAAGTAGTCCGAGAATAAGGATGTCACATTAGTAGAATACATGAAAAGGTGCCTTGTTAATCCGTATAATAAAGTTAGGGAGAGAAGACTAGTAGTAAGCTGGTAAGACAATGGTTTTATACGCTTCCATTGCATATTGTTGGCGAAACTTGTCAACCATGGCATCTGTGAGACCGCTCATGTGTGGATACGGGTCACCGAATAGATGTAGCTCTATAAACTTAGCGCAGACAGGACCGCAGTCACCAGACCTGGTGTTTTAATAGGTGCCCGTCCTCCGCTGACATGTAAAAGGAGATAGATCACGGGAGTTGTTCTTGACCAGGTAGCGGATGAGATAGGGGAGCATCTGGAGGATGGGCCTGAGAAATCGTTGAACATCTTCCTCATCGTATAGAGAGGGTAGCGAATCTAGTACGTCGACATGTCCAGCCCGGAGGTCGATGGCTAACCCCACCCAGTGTCTGTCAGCCTAGATCATTGGAGTGTATACCTTCTGAACTGCTTTCATCCAGGTTTTGCCAGGGAGCAGGATCAGTTTGGAAATCCGATGATCCCACCGGATTTTGTCTTTCTTATCTGCGGCTTGGAACTGGCGATCTTTAGACTGCATTAATGAGGTAAGGGTGGGAGGCATAAACGTCGCATTCGCCATCTGTATCACATCTTTGTGATGCATGTCTAGCATGTGCATTAGCACAGCCATGTGCTGGAGGGGAAACAATAAAGCAAAAAGAGATTGAGTTAGTAATAGGTGATAGTGGGGGACGATGCTATATCAGAACATGTGCCTGGACGTACCAGAGAGTCTGTCCACTGGGAGGGAGTAGCGAGCTGGAGGAGAAACTGGTTGCTGAAGTCGAGTTTTGAAAGTGTGACGTGGAAACTGATATACATAGGAAAAAAAAGAGTTAGTTGATGAGTGAAAATGTAGAAGGTACGATTAGAAGAAGAAGGTCAATGATGTGGCTTACACTTTTTTGTTGGTTGCCATGGTTTTTGCGAAAATGACCCATAGATCCTCCGGTGGAGGCGTTACCAGAAGGTAGTGGGGGAAATCGGGGCGGTTGAGGAAAGTTTGTGCTAGGACCTTTTCT includes:
- the LOC106298114 gene encoding uncharacterized protein LOC106298114, whose translation is MKLAEYLYMLKLANPGTIADIETEVDDEGVERFLYMFFAFGASIKGFQKLRHVLVVDGTHLSVKYKGVLLTASRQDGNFQVFPMAFAIVDSEDIEAWTWFLQKVERLLADSSNLAIISDRATSIANAVSCVYPQAHHGFCIVHLARNVNARFSSKGLARLVTAAVTAHRMRDYKNFCDKIRASNNECGVYLGKIGSARWSRTYFGGQRYNIMTSNIAEQLNNALVEGRSSPIIELVMFIQGMMTRWFSARRKKANKHRGLMTIEVDKVMTKTMAMFRGSKVNSISSWSCQVVGKFGGSESVQLEQKKCTCKYFDNMKIPCGHAMIAADNMGLAYETMVGHWYKTVAWRETYAGIICPIGDPRDEDIPDDIRDATLMPTLTKRPPGRHRTKRFPSTGEMPVDTLVEISVGLFNKCDYPSLC